In the Hevea brasiliensis isolate MT/VB/25A 57/8 unplaced genomic scaffold, ASM3005281v1 Scaf348, whole genome shotgun sequence genome, one interval contains:
- the LOC131177196 gene encoding heme oxygenase 1, chloroplastic-like → MASLNLTSQSQSLFNKTHLQVSPSLSLSTAIQSGFVPKTASFQFQVPVTPRIVNMPLKAAAIVSSTTAEKPQKRYPGEAKGFVEEMRFVAMKLHTREQAKEGEKEVEKPEERAVPKWEPSVEGYLRFLVDSKLVYDTLESIVDKAAYSFCEFCFA, encoded by the coding sequence ATGGCTTCTCTTAATCTAACCTCTCAATCTCAATCTTTATTTAACAAAACCCACCTCCAAGTatccccatctctctctctttccacTGCTATCCAATCCGGTTTTGTACCCAAAACAGCTTCTTTTCAGTTTCAAGTCCCGGTAACTCCGAGAATTGTGAATATGCCCTTGAAAGCTGCTGCTATTGTGTCCTCCACCACTGCGGAGAAACCCCAAAAGCGCTACCCAGGTGAGGCTAAGGGGTTTGTGGAGGAGATGAGATTTGTGGCGATGAAGTTGCATACCAGGGAGCaggctaaagaaggggagaaggaGGTTGAGAAGCCGGAGGAGCGGGCTGTTCCCAAATGGGAACCTTCCGTAGAGGGTTACTTGAGGTTTTTGGTGGATAGCAAGTTGGTTTATGATACTCTTGAATCCATTGTTGATAAGGCGGCTTATTCTTTTTGTGAGTTTTGCTTTGCCTAA